One part of the Arabidopsis thaliana chromosome 1 sequence genome encodes these proteins:
- the ATS1 gene encoding phospholipid/glycerol acyltransferase family protein (ATS1; FUNCTIONS IN: glycerol-3-phosphate O-acyltransferase activity; INVOLVED IN: phosphatidylglycerol biosynthetic process; LOCATED IN: chloroplast stroma, chloroplast, plastid; EXPRESSED IN: 22 plant structures; EXPRESSED DURING: 14 growth stages; CONTAINS InterPro DOMAIN/s: Phospholipid/glycerol acyltransferase (InterPro:IPR002123), Glycerol-3-phosphate O-acyltransferase (InterPro:IPR016222); Has 391 Blast hits to 391 proteins in 121 species: Archae - 0; Bacteria - 73; Metazoa - 0; Fungi - 0; Plants - 291; Viruses - 0; Other Eukaryotes - 27 (source: NCBI BLink).): MTLTFSSSAATVAVAAATVTSSARVPVYPLASSTLRGLVSFRLTAKKLFLPPLRSRGGVSVRAMSELVQDKESSVAASIAFNEAAGETPSELSHSRTFLDARSEQDLLSGIKKEAEAGRLPANVAAGMEELYWNYKNAVLSSGASRADETVVSNMSVAFDRMLLGVEDPYTFNPYHKAVREPFDYYMFVHTYIRPLIDFKNSYVGNASIFSELEDKIRQGHNIVLISNHQSEADPAVISLLLEAQSPFIGENIKCVAGDRVITDPLCKPFSMGRNLICVYSKKHMNDDPELVDMKRKANTRSLKEMATMLRSGGQLIWIAPSGGRDRPNPSTGEWFPAPFDASSVDNMRRLVEHSGAPGHIYPMSLLCYDIMPPPPQVEKEIGEKRLVGFHGTGLSIAPEINFSDVTADCESPNEAKEAYSQALYKSVNEQYEILNSAIKHRRGVEASTSRVSLSQPWN, encoded by the exons ATGACTCTCACGTTttcctcctccgccgcaaCCGTTGCCGTTGCTGCTGCAACCGTAACCTCCTCCGCTAGGGTTCCGGTTTATCCACTCGCTTCGTCGACTCTTCGTGGATTAGTATCTTTCAGATTAACCGCGAAGAAGCTGTTTCTGCCGCCTCTTCGTTCTCGCGGCGGCGTTAGTGTGAGAGCCATGTCTGAGCTTGTTCAGGATAAAGAATCGTCCGTCGCGGCGAGCATTGCTTTCAATGAAGCCGCCGGTGAGACGCCGAGTGAGCTTAGTCATTCCCGTACTTTCTTGGATGCGCGAAGTGAACAAG ATCTTTTATCTGGTATCAAGAAGGAAGCTGAAGCTGGAAGGTTGCCAGCAAATGTTGCAGCAGGAATGGAAGAATTGTATTGGAACTACAAAAATGCA gttttaagtAGTGGAGCTTCCAGGGCAGATGAAACTGTTGTATCAAACATGTCTGTTGCTTTTGATCGCATGCTTCTTGGTGTGGAG GATCCTTATACTTTTAATCCATATCATAAAGCAGTCAGAGAACCATTTGACTACTACATGTTTGTCCATACATACATCCGTCCTCTTATTGATTTCAA AAATTCGTACGTTGGAAATGCTTCTATATTCTCTGAGCTGGAAGACAAGATTCGACAG GGACACAATATCGTGTTGATATCAAACCATCAAAGTGAAGCTGATCCGGCTGTCATTTCTCTATTGCTTGAAGCACAATCTCCTTTCATAGGAGAGAACATT AAATGTGTGGCTGGTGATCGAGTCATCACTGATCCTCTTTGTAAGCCGTTCAGTATGGGAAG GAACCTCATATGTGTTTACTCGAAAAAGCACATGAATGATGATCCTGAGCTTGTtgacatgaaaagaaaagcaaacaCACGAAGCTTAAAGGAGATGGCTACAATGCTAAG GTCTGGCGGTCAACTTATATGGATTGCACCAAGCGGTGGAAGGGACCGCCCGAATCCTTCTACTGGGGAATGGTTTCCT GCACCCTTTGATGCTTCTTCGGTAGACAACATGAGAAGACTGGTTGAACATTCTGGCGCTCCTGGACATATATATCCAATGTCTTTGCTTTGCTATGACATCATGCCCCCTCCACCCCAG GTTGAGAAAGAAATCGGAGAGAAAAGATTAGTTGGGTTTCACGGTACTGGACTATCAATTGCTCCTGAAATCAACTTCTCAGACGTCACAGCAGACTGCGAGAGCCCTAATGAG GCGAAAGAAGCATACAGCCAAGCTTTGTACAAGTCGGTGAATGAACAATACGAGATCTTAAACTCTGCGATTAAACACAGAAGAGGAGTAGAAGCATCAACTTCAAGGGTCTCTTTGTCACAACCTTGGAATTAG
- the ATDAD1 gene encoding Defender against death (DAD family) protein (DEFENDER AGAINST APOPTOTIC DEATH 1 (ATDAD1); FUNCTIONS IN: molecular_function unknown; INVOLVED IN: anti-apoptosis; LOCATED IN: endoplasmic reticulum, membrane; EXPRESSED IN: 26 plant structures; EXPRESSED DURING: 14 growth stages; CONTAINS InterPro DOMAIN/s: Defender against death DAD protein (InterPro:IPR003038); BEST Arabidopsis thaliana protein match is: Defender against death (DAD family) protein (TAIR:AT2G35520.1); Has 458 Blast hits to 458 proteins in 196 species: Archae - 0; Bacteria - 0; Metazoa - 197; Fungi - 115; Plants - 102; Viruses - 0; Other Eukaryotes - 44 (source: NCBI BLink).) encodes MVKSTSKDAQDLFRSLRSAYSATPTNLKIIDLYVVFAVFTALIQVVYMALVGSFPFNSFLSGVLSCIGTAVLAVCLRIQVNKENKEFKDLAPERAFADFVLCNLVLHLVIINFLG; translated from the exons ATGGTGAAATCGACGAGTAAGGATGCTCAGGATCTATTTCGATCTCTTCGGTCTGCTTATTCTGCTACTCCGACTAATCTTAAG ATCATCGACTTGTATGTCGTTTTCGCTGTCTTCACCGCTCTGATTCAG GTGGTTTATATGGCTTTGGTGGGATCATTTCCATTTAACTCGTTCCTATCTGGAGTTCTCTCTTGTATCGGGACAGCAGTTCTTGCTG TTTGCCTCCGGATTCAagtgaacaaagaaaacaaggaaTTCAAG GATTTAGCACCTGAGAGAGCTTTTGCTGATTTTGTTCTCTGCAACTTAGTCCTCCATTTGGTGATCATCAACTTCCTCGGATAG
- the ATDAD1 gene encoding Defender against death (DAD family) protein, with the protein MVKSTSKDAQDLFRSLRSAYSATPTNLKIIDLYVVFAVFTALIQVVYMALVGSFPFNSFLSGVLSCIGTAVLAVCLRIQVNKENKEFKCKRKTIKTKLGGFLWECGYV; encoded by the exons ATGGTGAAATCGACGAGTAAGGATGCTCAGGATCTATTTCGATCTCTTCGGTCTGCTTATTCTGCTACTCCGACTAATCTTAAG ATCATCGACTTGTATGTCGTTTTCGCTGTCTTCACCGCTCTGATTCAG GTGGTTTATATGGCTTTGGTGGGATCATTTCCATTTAACTCGTTCCTATCTGGAGTTCTCTCTTGTATCGGGACAGCAGTTCTTGCTG TTTGCCTCCGGATTCAagtgaacaaagaaaacaaggaaTTCAAG TGCAAGAGGAAGACTATTAAAACTAAACTAGGAGGATTTTTATGGGAATGTGGCTATGTTTGA
- a CDS encoding NAD(P)-binding Rossmann-fold superfamily protein (NAD(P)-binding Rossmann-fold superfamily protein; FUNCTIONS IN: coenzyme binding, binding, catalytic activity; INVOLVED IN: response to oxidative stress; LOCATED IN: thylakoid, chloroplast, plastoglobule; EXPRESSED IN: 24 plant structures; EXPRESSED DURING: 15 growth stages; CONTAINS InterPro DOMAIN/s: NAD-dependent epimerase/dehydratase (InterPro:IPR001509), NAD(P)-binding domain (InterPro:IPR016040); BEST Arabidopsis thaliana protein match is: NAD(P)-binding Rossmann-fold superfamily protein (TAIR:AT5G10730.1); Has 840 Blast hits to 838 proteins in 330 species: Archae - 22; Bacteria - 387; Metazoa - 19; Fungi - 146; Plants - 128; Viruses - 0; Other Eukaryotes - 138 (source: NCBI BLink).) gives MTSFLSFSAISAHPPTFSGASFRPRSFSPRLFKSCVKCTYAEAGLSSASWSAPIDIVADVKSERVVVLGGNGFVGSAICKAAISNGIEVVSVSRSGRPNFEDSWLDQVTWVTGDVFYLNWDEVLLGATAVVSTIGGFGNEEQMKRINGEANVTAVNAAKDFGVPKFVLITVHDYNLPPFILSNGYFTGKRNAEAELLSKYPTSGVVLRPGFIYGKRKVNGIEVPLDLVGEPLDKIYDSAERFIRPLRSLPASDLILAPPVNVDDLALAVINAVKDDDFFGIFTIEQIKEAAAKMRA, from the exons ATGACTTCGTTTCTTAGTTTCTCCGCCATTTCAGCTCATCCACCTACTTTTTCCGGCGCTTCATTTCGTCCTCGCTCTTTCTCTCCCCG ATTGTTCAAGTCTTGTGTTAAGTGCACTTATGCTGAAGCTGGATTAAGCAGCGCTTCATGGTCAGCCCCTATTGACATTGTGGCAGATGTCAAATCCGAAAGG GTTGTAGTTCTTGGTGGGAATGGTTTCGTTGGCTCAGCTATCTGCAAAGCAGCAATCTCCAATGGTATTGAGGTTGTGAGTGTTAGCAG GTCAGGTCGTCCTAACTTCGAAGATTCATGGTTGGATCAGGTTACATGGGTTACTG GTGATGTTTTCTATTTGAATTGGGATGAAGTACTTCTTGGTGCTACTGCTGTAGTTTCAACCATTGGTGGTTTTGGAAATGAAGAACAGATGAAAAGAATCAATGGTGAAGCTAACGTTACCGCTGTGAATGCTGCTAAGGATTTTG GGGTCCCTAAGTTCGTCTTGATCACGGTTCACGATTACAATCTTCCGCCATTTATTCTCTCCAACGGATATTTCACTGGAAAACGTAACGCGGAGGCAGAACTTCTTTCCAAGTATCCCACCTCAG GAGTTGTGCTAAGACCCGGTTTCATATACGGGAAACGAAAAGTGAACGGAATCGAGGTCCCGCTTGATCTAGTCGGGGAGCCACTAGACAAGATCTATGATTCAGCAGAGAGGTTCATTAGACCATTGAGGTCTCTCCCTGCATCTGATCTCATCTTGGCTCCACCGGTTAACGTCGATGATTTAGCACTTGCTGTGATCAACGCTGTTAAAGATGACGACTTCTTTGGCATTTTCACTATTGAGCAGATCAAAGAAGCAGCTGCAAAAATGAGAGCGTGA
- a CDS encoding uncharacterized protein (unknown protein; FUNCTIONS IN: molecular_function unknown; INVOLVED IN: biological_process unknown; LOCATED IN: chloroplast; Has 0 Blast hits to 0 proteins in 0 species (source: NCBI BLink).): MFSPSPFPSLSPSHLHLISITVSPPYSSRFHRRKFMDGSLLTGMMIHGIQSVDGGDE, from the coding sequence ATGTTTTCTCCATCACCATTTCCTTCACTATCTCCATCTCATCTCCATCTAATCTCCATCACCGTCTCCCCACCATATTCATCTCGGTTCCACCGTCGTAAATTTATGGACGGAAGTTTACTTACGGGAATGATGATACATGGGATTCAAAGTGTCGACGGCGGAGATGAATGA
- the RCD1 gene encoding WWE protein-protein interaction domain protein family: MEAKIVKVLDSSRCEDGFGKKRKRAASYAAYVTGVSCAKLQNVPPPNGQCQIPDKRRRLEGENKLSAYENRSGKALVRYYTYFKKTGIAKRVMMYENGEWNDLPEHVICAIQNELEEKSAAIEFKLCGHSFILDFLHMQRLDMETGAKTPLAWIDNAGKCFFPEIYESDERTNYCHHKCVEDPKQNAPHDIKLRLEIDVNGGETPRLNLEECSDESGDNMMDDVPLAQRSSNEHYDEATEDSCSRKLEAAVSKWDETDAIVVSGAKLTGSEVLDKDAVKKMFAVGTASLGHVPVLDVGRFSSEIAEARLALFQKQVEITKKHRGDANVRYAWLPAKREVLSAVMMQGLGVGGAFIRKSIYGVGIHLTAADCPYFSARYCDVDENGVRYMVLCRVIMGNMELLRGDKAQFFSGGEEYDNGVDDIESPKNYIVWNINMNTHIFPEFVVRFKLSNLPNAEGNLIAKRDNSGVTLEGPKDLPPQLESNGARGSGSANSVGSSTTRPKSPWMPFPTLFAAISHKVAENDMLLINADYQQLRDKKMTRAEFVRKLRVIVGDDLLRSTITTLQNQPKSKEIPGSIRDHEEGAGGL, encoded by the exons atggAAGCCAAGATCGTCAAGGTGTTGGATAGTAGTAGGTGTGAAGATGGATTCGGAAAAAAGAGGAAGCGCGCAGCAAGCTATGCTGCATATGTTACTGGAGTTTCGTGTGCAAAGCTGCAAAATGTGCCCCCACCGAACGGGCAGTGCCAAATTCctgacaaaagaagaaggctGGAAGGTGAAAACAAGCTTAGCGCTTACGAGAATCGCTCTGGGAAGGCGCTGGTCAGATATTACACTTATTTTAAGAAGACTGGAATCGCTAAACGTGTTATGATGTATGAGAATGGCGAATGGAATGATTTGCCTGAGCACGTTATATGCGCCATCCAGAatgaattagaagaaaagagcGCCGCAATTGAGTTCAAGTTATGCGGTCACAGTTTTATTTTGGACTTCTTGCACATGCAAAGACTAGACATGGAAACAGGAGCAAAAACCCCTCTTGCATGGATTGACAATGCAGGAAAGTGCTTTTTCCCTGAAATTTATGAGAGTGATGAAAGGACCAATTACTGCCATCATAAATGTGTGGAAGACCCAAAACAGAATGCTCCTCATGATATCAAACTTCGCCTAGAGATTGATGTTAATGGTGGCGAGACACCGAGGTTAAATTTGGAGGAGTGCAGTGATGAGTCTGGTGATAATATGATGGACGATGTTCCCCTTGCTCAACGATCTTCAAATGAGCACTATGACGAGGCTACGGAGGATAGCTGCAGCCGCAAGCTCGAAGCTGCTGTTTCGAAATGGGATGAGACTGATGCTATAGTCGTCTCTGGTGCCAAGCTTACGGGAAGCGAAGTACTTGATAAAGATgcagtaaaaaaaatgtttgctGTAGGCACAGCTTCTCTAGGACATGTACCAGTGCTGGATGTGGGCCGTTTTTCCAGTGAGATTGCTGAAGCTCGTCTAGCACTTTTCCAGAAGCAGGTTGAGATCACTAAGAAACATCGAGGGGATGCAAACGTTAGGTATGCCTGGCTTCCTGCAAAGAGGGAAGTTTTATCAGCAGTGATGATGCAAGGACTTGGAGTTGGTGGAGCATTTATCAGAAAGTCCATCTATGGTGTTGGGATCCATTTAACCGCTGCAGACTGCCCTTATTTCAG TGCTAGATACTGTGATGTTGACGAAAACGGAGTACGTTACATGGTTTTATGCCGTGTGATTATGGGGAATATGGAGCTTCTTCGTGGTGATAAAGCTCAGTTCTTTTCTGGTGGAGAAGAATATGACAATGGAGTCGATGACATTGAGAGTCCAAAGAATTACATTGTCTGGAACATCAATATGAACACACATATATTCCCGGAATTTGTTGTTAGGTTCAAGCTGTCTAATCTCCCCAATGCTGAAG GTAATTTGATTGCTAAGCGTGATAACTCAGGGGTCACTTTGGAAGGACCTAAGGATCTTCCTCCTCAATTGGAGTCAAAC GGAGCAAGAGGTTCAGGAAGTGCAAACAGTGTTGGTTCAAGCACTACAAGACCCAAATCTCCATGGATGCCATTTCCTACTCTGTTTGCAGCAATCTCACATAAGGTTGCAGAGAACGACATGTTGTTGATCAATGCTGACTACCAACAACTGAGG GATAAGAA
- the RCD1 gene encoding WWE protein-protein interaction domain protein family (RADICAL-INDUCED CELL DEATH1 (RCD1); CONTAINS InterPro DOMAIN/s: WWE domain (InterPro:IPR004170), Poly(ADP-ribose) polymerase, catalytic domain (InterPro:IPR012317), RST domain of plant C-terminal (InterPro:IPR022003); BEST Arabidopsis thaliana protein match is: similar to RCD one 1 (TAIR:AT2G35510.1); Has 179 Blast hits to 178 proteins in 19 species: Archae - 0; Bacteria - 0; Metazoa - 7; Fungi - 0; Plants - 168; Viruses - 0; Other Eukaryotes - 4 (source: NCBI BLink).), with translation MEAKIVKVLDSSRCEDGFGKKRKRAASYAAYVTGVSCAKLQNVPPPNGQCQIPDKRRRLEGENKLSAYENRSGKALVRYYTYFKKTGIAKRVMMYENGEWNDLPEHVICAIQNELEEKSAAIEFKLCGHSFILDFLHMQRLDMETGAKTPLAWIDNAGKCFFPEIYESDERTNYCHHKCVEDPKQNAPHDIKLRLEIDVNGGETPRLNLEECSDESGDNMMDDVPLAQRSSNEHYDEATEDSCSRKLEAAVSKWDETDAIVVSGAKLTGSEVLDKDAVKKMFAVGTASLGHVPVLDVGRFSSEIAEARLALFQKQVEITKKHRGDANVRYAWLPAKREVLSAVMMQGLGVGGAFIRKSIYGVGIHLTAADCPYFSARYCDVDENGVRYMVLCRVIMGNMELLRGDKAQFFSGGEEYDNGVDDIESPKNYIVWNINMNTHIFPEFVVRFKLSNLPNAEGNLIAKRDNSGVTLEGPKDLPPQLESNQGARGSGSANSVGSSTTRPKSPWMPFPTLFAAISHKVAENDMLLINADYQQLRDKKMTRAEFVRKLRVIVGDDLLRSTITTLQNQPKSKEIPGSIRDHEEGAGGL, from the exons atggAAGCCAAGATCGTCAAGGTGTTGGATAGTAGTAGGTGTGAAGATGGATTCGGAAAAAAGAGGAAGCGCGCAGCAAGCTATGCTGCATATGTTACTGGAGTTTCGTGTGCAAAGCTGCAAAATGTGCCCCCACCGAACGGGCAGTGCCAAATTCctgacaaaagaagaaggctGGAAGGTGAAAACAAGCTTAGCGCTTACGAGAATCGCTCTGGGAAGGCGCTGGTCAGATATTACACTTATTTTAAGAAGACTGGAATCGCTAAACGTGTTATGATGTATGAGAATGGCGAATGGAATGATTTGCCTGAGCACGTTATATGCGCCATCCAGAatgaattagaagaaaagagcGCCGCAATTGAGTTCAAGTTATGCGGTCACAGTTTTATTTTGGACTTCTTGCACATGCAAAGACTAGACATGGAAACAGGAGCAAAAACCCCTCTTGCATGGATTGACAATGCAGGAAAGTGCTTTTTCCCTGAAATTTATGAGAGTGATGAAAGGACCAATTACTGCCATCATAAATGTGTGGAAGACCCAAAACAGAATGCTCCTCATGATATCAAACTTCGCCTAGAGATTGATGTTAATGGTGGCGAGACACCGAGGTTAAATTTGGAGGAGTGCAGTGATGAGTCTGGTGATAATATGATGGACGATGTTCCCCTTGCTCAACGATCTTCAAATGAGCACTATGACGAGGCTACGGAGGATAGCTGCAGCCGCAAGCTCGAAGCTGCTGTTTCGAAATGGGATGAGACTGATGCTATAGTCGTCTCTGGTGCCAAGCTTACGGGAAGCGAAGTACTTGATAAAGATgcagtaaaaaaaatgtttgctGTAGGCACAGCTTCTCTAGGACATGTACCAGTGCTGGATGTGGGCCGTTTTTCCAGTGAGATTGCTGAAGCTCGTCTAGCACTTTTCCAGAAGCAGGTTGAGATCACTAAGAAACATCGAGGGGATGCAAACGTTAGGTATGCCTGGCTTCCTGCAAAGAGGGAAGTTTTATCAGCAGTGATGATGCAAGGACTTGGAGTTGGTGGAGCATTTATCAGAAAGTCCATCTATGGTGTTGGGATCCATTTAACCGCTGCAGACTGCCCTTATTTCAG TGCTAGATACTGTGATGTTGACGAAAACGGAGTACGTTACATGGTTTTATGCCGTGTGATTATGGGGAATATGGAGCTTCTTCGTGGTGATAAAGCTCAGTTCTTTTCTGGTGGAGAAGAATATGACAATGGAGTCGATGACATTGAGAGTCCAAAGAATTACATTGTCTGGAACATCAATATGAACACACATATATTCCCGGAATTTGTTGTTAGGTTCAAGCTGTCTAATCTCCCCAATGCTGAAG GTAATTTGATTGCTAAGCGTGATAACTCAGGGGTCACTTTGGAAGGACCTAAGGATCTTCCTCCTCAATTGGAGTCAAAC CAGGGAGCAAGAGGTTCAGGAAGTGCAAACAGTGTTGGTTCAAGCACTACAAGACCCAAATCTCCATGGATGCCATTTCCTACTCTGTTTGCAGCAATCTCACATAAGGTTGCAGAGAACGACATGTTGTTGATCAATGCTGACTACCAACAACTGAGG GATAAGAA
- the RCD1 gene encoding WWE protein-protein interaction domain protein family (WWE protein-protein interaction domain protein family; CONTAINS InterPro DOMAIN/s: WWE domain (InterPro:IPR004170), Poly(ADP-ribose) polymerase, catalytic domain (InterPro:IPR012317), RST domain of plant C-terminal (InterPro:IPR022003); BEST Arabidopsis thaliana protein match is: similar to RCD one 1 (TAIR:AT2G35510.1); Has 178 Blast hits to 176 proteins in 19 species: Archae - 0; Bacteria - 0; Metazoa - 7; Fungi - 0; Plants - 167; Viruses - 0; Other Eukaryotes - 4 (source: NCBI BLink).) has protein sequence MEAKIVKVLDSSRCEDGFGKKRKRAASYAAYVTGVSCAKLQNVPPPNGQCQIPDKRRRLEGENKLSAYENRSGKALVRYYTYFKKTGIAKRVMMYENGEWNDLPEHVICAIQNELEEKSAAIEFKLCGHSFILDFLHMQRLDMETGAKTPLAWIDNAGKCFFPEIYESDERTNYCHHKCVEDPKQNAPHDIKLRLEIDVNGGETPRLNLEECSDESGDNMMDDVPLAQRSSNEHYDEATEDSCSRKLEAAVSKWDETDAIVVSGAKLTGSEVLDKDAVKKMFAVGTASLGHVPVLDVGRFSSEIAEARLALFQKQVEITKKHRGDANVRYAWLPAKREVLSAVMMQGLGVGGAFIRKSIYGVGIHLTAADCPYFSARYCDVDENGVRYMVLCRVIMGNMELLRGDKAQFFSGGEEYDNGVDDIESPKNYIVWNINMNTHIFPEFVVRFKLSNLPNAEGNLIAKRDNSGVTLEGPKDLPPQLESNGARGSGSANSVGSSTTRPKSPWMPFPTLFAAISHKVAENDMLLINADYQQLRDKKMTRAEFVRKLRVIVGDDLLRSTITTLQNQVR, from the exons atggAAGCCAAGATCGTCAAGGTGTTGGATAGTAGTAGGTGTGAAGATGGATTCGGAAAAAAGAGGAAGCGCGCAGCAAGCTATGCTGCATATGTTACTGGAGTTTCGTGTGCAAAGCTGCAAAATGTGCCCCCACCGAACGGGCAGTGCCAAATTCctgacaaaagaagaaggctGGAAGGTGAAAACAAGCTTAGCGCTTACGAGAATCGCTCTGGGAAGGCGCTGGTCAGATATTACACTTATTTTAAGAAGACTGGAATCGCTAAACGTGTTATGATGTATGAGAATGGCGAATGGAATGATTTGCCTGAGCACGTTATATGCGCCATCCAGAatgaattagaagaaaagagcGCCGCAATTGAGTTCAAGTTATGCGGTCACAGTTTTATTTTGGACTTCTTGCACATGCAAAGACTAGACATGGAAACAGGAGCAAAAACCCCTCTTGCATGGATTGACAATGCAGGAAAGTGCTTTTTCCCTGAAATTTATGAGAGTGATGAAAGGACCAATTACTGCCATCATAAATGTGTGGAAGACCCAAAACAGAATGCTCCTCATGATATCAAACTTCGCCTAGAGATTGATGTTAATGGTGGCGAGACACCGAGGTTAAATTTGGAGGAGTGCAGTGATGAGTCTGGTGATAATATGATGGACGATGTTCCCCTTGCTCAACGATCTTCAAATGAGCACTATGACGAGGCTACGGAGGATAGCTGCAGCCGCAAGCTCGAAGCTGCTGTTTCGAAATGGGATGAGACTGATGCTATAGTCGTCTCTGGTGCCAAGCTTACGGGAAGCGAAGTACTTGATAAAGATgcagtaaaaaaaatgtttgctGTAGGCACAGCTTCTCTAGGACATGTACCAGTGCTGGATGTGGGCCGTTTTTCCAGTGAGATTGCTGAAGCTCGTCTAGCACTTTTCCAGAAGCAGGTTGAGATCACTAAGAAACATCGAGGGGATGCAAACGTTAGGTATGCCTGGCTTCCTGCAAAGAGGGAAGTTTTATCAGCAGTGATGATGCAAGGACTTGGAGTTGGTGGAGCATTTATCAGAAAGTCCATCTATGGTGTTGGGATCCATTTAACCGCTGCAGACTGCCCTTATTTCAG TGCTAGATACTGTGATGTTGACGAAAACGGAGTACGTTACATGGTTTTATGCCGTGTGATTATGGGGAATATGGAGCTTCTTCGTGGTGATAAAGCTCAGTTCTTTTCTGGTGGAGAAGAATATGACAATGGAGTCGATGACATTGAGAGTCCAAAGAATTACATTGTCTGGAACATCAATATGAACACACATATATTCCCGGAATTTGTTGTTAGGTTCAAGCTGTCTAATCTCCCCAATGCTGAAG GTAATTTGATTGCTAAGCGTGATAACTCAGGGGTCACTTTGGAAGGACCTAAGGATCTTCCTCCTCAATTGGAGTCAAAC GGAGCAAGAGGTTCAGGAAGTGCAAACAGTGTTGGTTCAAGCACTACAAGACCCAAATCTCCATGGATGCCATTTCCTACTCTGTTTGCAGCAATCTCACATAAGGTTGCAGAGAACGACATGTTGTTGATCAATGCTGACTACCAACAACTGAGG GATAAGAA